The stretch of DNA attgtagcTTCTTTAAAATCACCAttcttaaataaacaaacaaacttacgattttagtttaaataaatttatacgCAGGTTcaatttcaaaattaatttcaagcatttaaagggatagtccacccaacaatatcattccaaacttgtatgcatttctttctgtgaaacacaaaaatatacccaaaatagtaatatttttaagaaatattgttaccaacgttcttcaaaatatcttcttttgtattccacagaagaaattcatacaggcttagaatgacatgagggggagcaaatgatgacagatatttaatttttgagtgaactgtccctttaagtatAAGCTTCTTCTTCAAAATGTTAGAAACAGAAATTCAGctaaaaagaaaatgtgcatACACACATTTTAGTGCCTTATTATTGTATATACAGCCAGAGGAGGTCAGACATATATCAGTGTTTTCTATAAGGCGTCAAGCATCTCACCAGTGCTGCGCTGGCTGGGAACTGCGTTCTGCGGATGGTACCAGTCATTTGCTCCACTCCAGTTTGAGGTGCTCTGGATGTTCAGCATGGTCAACCTCTCAAACATCATGTACCTGACCACTACAGCCTCAGAAAGGAACGAGACACAAGGACTAATTTAAATTAGATTCCCTAAGATGCGGTATGACCTTTGACCCTCATGTGTTTTTATACAGACAATTTAAAAGGAACAAATTGTATGAGAGAGAAACATACATTCACACAATCAATGTTAAAGTGAATTACAGTAGCATCATTTTATACATGAAGAGTCTGTTACATCAGTGGTAGTTATTAATACTAACAGTGTTCATTTATTAGGTCGTCACGTGTTTGTCCTAGGTGTACAGATTTGCGCATTAGAAGAAATTTGAAATTTAGgtgaattaaattacatatatacaGCATTACATGACATGTTCTTCGTCAATGactttgaagaagaaaaaaatgcttttaccTGTCCACATGACAATTTCTGTTGGCCAGAACAGTTGTTTGATAGTTTAATATATTTCCATTTcacattgttgtttttttttgtttgtttttgcataatttgttttaaaattctaattgatttttagttttaatttagctaaaaaaaatctataataggCTTTTAATAGCAGGTTTTCCTAGAAAACTAACCTTAATGAAATAAGCTCATTATGTGTTCAAATAACTATATTTTGTTGTCCCATAGTAAATGTTCAATAGCATTTTTGTAGCCAAGACATACAGAAACagatgttcaaaaataaaactacactgtaaaaaaatatcctgttaaatttacggtaaaatctggcagctgtggttgccagaaattcactgtaaaaaatgctgTGACAATATTCAGGTATTAGGGAACAGCATATTGGTGcctgtactgtatattttaaaacttataATCATTTTGTGATGTCATATTAATATACCAAACTATTTAAAGTACCAAAACCTGCTTTTTACCTAAAAATTTACTAATAACCACCATAATACATCAGAAAGCCATATGATGCATCGTAAGCGGCCTGTCCATAACACATGGCCAATACTACAGACAGTGCATGGTCATTCACACAAAGAGCATCAGAGTAACACAAAAGACAttcaaataatgcaataaacaccAACTAAATAACATAACACAACACACCCTAATGTATGTTACTGACAACAAAAAAtacttatataaaatataacaataagtGATGTTATGCAGGGACTTCTATGAACAACCTTTTACGGTTTTTCACCATGAAAATAAACAGTAACTcagtttaaaaaacaacaaaaaaaacaaacatgtttgaCAGTATTTTTCAGTAAACTTACATATATGATAACCCTTacaatttttcacaatatattggaatatttttttatattgtaagaATTTTTATTGTAAGTTTTTTTACTCtagcattttaatgtttttttttattacaaaattttacacttttgaAAAAGGGCCACAACTAGACCATgtccaaaaattacattttgtgttGCTTTTACAAACATTTGTGGACTCAATACAGCAGTTTCTAGCAAAATTATAAGAAAgagcaaagaaaaataatacaaatccaACTCACCAGCTGTTACATTACGAGCAGCACATCCACGGCAGCACAGCAAAGTTATCCCtctttttgaaatattattaaggGTTTCCTGACAACTTGCTTTGTTAACAATGAACTGTGTGTGTGGAGTGACAGAGAAATAGAAATGCATCTGCAGACACTTCTGCccttaaagagagagagagagagagagagagagagagagaaaagtgaCACAGTGAGTCAACATCAGTGTCAAGTTTGAACTTAATGCCAGTGAGAGAgcagcaaaaagaaaaaagaaaagaaaaaaacactacaGATAAAGGAGTgatgaaaaagaagaagaggGGAATGGCAGAAAAGAGCAGAGTTTAATATTAATTAGCCTGCACATGTTAAAAGAAAAGTGGGATTTGGGAGGAAAATGAGAGATCGTTGGACATTCCTGAAGTGATCATTTTTGCATTTCTTCTCACaacttaaaaacacattaattttaGTCTGTTTGTTTCAGCAGAACATAATCTACAGTTTTGAGTTtatagctagatagatagatggatagacattGCTCAAGATGCAAATATATACATTGTTGCAATTGTGAACAAGAGTCATTTTGAATAGGAAAATGTTGACTGAAATTATAAAATTGTAGATTTCATAGACTTGCTtcattaaatgaaacaaaagcaAAACCAATTGAGCAATTTTTGTCTCTCTATGTTAATTGTGACTGAAAATAAAGCATGCTgtcaataacttttatttatttattattagtagtattattttttttaaatacatccCTTTAGTTTTTCTACAGAATAAAGTACATGTCCTCAACTGGGGAAACTGGGAATTATATGGGTTAATTTAGTTCAATTAAGtttgattaaattatatttgatgTGACCCTTCTCATTGAACACATTAGATCATAattgaacattttgaaataaataatagtttcatTTGAATTAAGCACAAAAATTTCCCAGAATTActaatgtatatttaatgtgatAAACACAATAAATTATATGTTGAGGATAGAATAATGAGAGAGCAATGAGAGTTGGATGAGGGTATAAAtaaaccagtgtgtgtgtgtgtgtgtgtgtgtgtgtaggttgGGGAACAGGGGGATGCCACATTACTTTATTTCCAGTTGACAAGACTTTACATCCcctatctctgtctctctcatacACTGCACATATACTGCTTTACCAAGCGGTTTCAggaaaattaaatatgtaaaataacataaactgtaattgttgttattattattattattagtagtagtagtagtagtaaagtattaaaacagattttgttatttatttgtgtctGAGTGGAcatcttataataataataaagtgatAGTAGTATTAAAACAGatttatatctttatttacTTATATCTGAGGAGGCatcttaataattattattaaagcatatttattttctatttataatGGGGcgtatcatcatcatcatcatcaccctCATCATTATTAAAGTATAATCTTTATATCAGAATGTTTTTTAATCATAAGAAAGTCAAGTGTGTCCAACCTTTTGACTGTGTATGTTAATGTCCTGATATATGTGCTCTATATCATACATAACATTAACCTTAATTTTGGGTTGTGTACAGATGTGCATTTTCACTAGCCTATGTGACTGTGCATGTGTCACTACGGTTATTCTCGTGCATGCGTGTGCGTGTTTCTTGCAAAGATACAAATAGCTTTaggacatgtttttttttttttttaaactaacccCCACCCCACAATCTCTCCATCCCTCTCTAcctcttttctttttcagcgCTGGGGGTTAAAAGTGGGGCGGGAGGGGGCTGTGGAGGGAGAAGAGATGGTCACCATAGCAACAACGCCACGACAAATATTCATCAAGGCTTAAAACAAAGCCGAGCGGAGCAGCTTTATCAAATAGCTCGCGCAGTTCATCCTGGGACAGTCGGAGAGGCGAACTACAACACTTTACTGAGGAGAATGAATAGCTTTCTTCCACAGttaatcaaaaataaacttTCCGTATTTTTTTGCTTATGACAGGTGGTTGTGCTACTTTAGTGGAACGGTGACTTCCTTCAACACTCTCTTTCCGTTTCTGTGGTTCAGTTCCGCGGTTTCTCCGTCGTTTTTTCGTCGTGTTGTGCTGCCCCTGGCGAGTGGCGACACCGCGCTGCATCCTCTCTCCCGCCCCTCCTCTCTGTCCCTGTCACCTTCAATCGTGCTGTAAAAGCAGACACAGAGCCTGAGGACAGAGCGAGAGGAACACAACCGAGACAGAGACACAGCAGCAGCTCAACAGAAGAGGAAGGTGAACACTGAGTCATGTGGTGATTAGGCCTATCATCGGCATCTGTCAAGCCATTATTAATAAGTGTTAGCGCCCCCTCGTGCCAGTTCCCAAATCTTACAGCAGAAATTAAACGAtttaaagggattttttttttttttaatgcaaagacAAAATAAAGACAATGAGGGTTACATACATTAGTCTaagcatacactgtaaaaaacaaaacaaaaaaaaacaaaacaagttgagccaacttaaaattttaaggcaaccagcttcaggagatttttgacttttctcaacttgtcgctttacatttatacaacaaaaatgtgagactctcccacaaaaataagttgagcaaactcaaaaatctgctgaagctggttgccttaaaattttaagttggctcaacttattttatttatttattttttttacagtgtagcctaCTATGTTAGCTTATAAGAATCTCACCATGAAAGAGTCTTACATGCAATATAATTATTAGAGTTTCTTAAAGAGTTTACATACACATCAAAATCTTTCTTGAAAACAAAAAggagttttctttaaaaaattacgAATGGAAAATTTGGCaataaatagcaataaattattaataaatttaaagtgAGAAGGGTCTAGATTCAAGgagtaaccaaaaaaaaaaacaaatatatagaaGTTTggatgtaaatattttttttaacaaaattggAAAAGTCAACCCAGAACACTATACAATAAGCACAGTcgtaaaataaattattgattGTTTCTTCAGACAGAAGACAAAAGGAGCAATTGGGGGAAATCCTATTATTAAATTTAGCaagtttataatttataataacttatggatatatgaattttaattgaGACTTCAACAACTTTATTAGATATAAATATGTTATTTCAAAAACTCACACAAGCAGGTAAAGAAATCTGAGATGTATTAATAGCTGAACGAATACCTTTGTTTGACATGGCTATTGAAAAGAATTTggtcaataaataaattagtgttgtcaaaaataGGAGAGTCTAAAGAACGTTTAGGGCCAGACTTGACTAAAGGCACAATCAGCAATTGCACCAAAAACAATGGCATATTCTCTTGGGGGACTGGAAAAGAGAATTCTTGCATAAACTGTTCAgttgtttaaaaatgtctttaaccTTAAAGGAATTATTAATAGTGGAAAAATCCATTAACTCGAAACCCCACATAACTCAATCagctaatgctttttttttaaagtgggtTTTAGAATTCCAAACAAAGTCTActataattttgtccagtgttCTACAAAAACATCCATGATGATAACCCGAGATAACCCATCTGCTTTAAAGCAACACTACCTGTTATTGACAGATCACACTGTAAcctgatttaaagggatagttaacacagaaattaaaattctgtcctcgtttactcgccctcaatttgttccaaacttgtatgaatttctttttctgttgaacataaaaaaaagatgtgggTAAAGATGTGGGTAACTGTGGGTAAAAGTTGTAGCCAATGGTAACCATTGACTTCAATATGTGATGTTAATTTTTTAGTatagaaaaaatactatggacaACATCATCTGTTGGTTAtgttgtgttcaacagaaataaattcatgCAGGTTTGGCAAGACATTAGGATGAGTAAAGGATGACATAATGTTTATTCTCGAGTGAACCGTGCCTTTAACAATTCAACTTTTtgtgtaaaataactgttaatTTCACTGCAACTTTTTCTGTACATCTCTTTTTCtgccatttattatttatttattttattttgcttcttTCAGGACTACTTGATTCTGATTTGTCAACCATAGCATGCaggcaaatatttttaaatatttattttatgtttcctGATGTTCActtctaatgttaaaaaattacatcaaaagCAGTCATAATATTTACTAGATATGaggtaataattatttttaactgGGTAATAACTTTGCATATTATACTTGTGAAACACATATGATTACAGttgttttattgcttttctatTGAGTTGATTACAGGTGCAGCAGGAAGTCTTGTACTGATTTATTCATCTCTATAGGCTAATAAAAGTAGAAAATGGTTCATTTTGGCAGCTTGGTTTCagtaaaagctgtttttaaactaacaagaaagttttgagttcacTTCAacttacattatatttgtaaagtacttttttttaaagatttaagaTGACACTTTTTAAGATTGCACTGGTTATTGTAGTGTAAATCctgtctgatttaacacttcaACATGTGACTACCACAAAATCACAAATTCATgatcacaaaataaatgcacttaTTCTTTGTTGATAACATCCTAGGCATTAGAAGGCCACTATGATAGACTGAACCTGTTATGCCTGTTTTCTCAGTCACGTGAATGCAAAAAGGGACTGATTGTTAAAACCTGTTAACAAAAGTCCCTACAACCGACACAGTAGAATTAGATGACATATGCCACACAATTTAAAACTGAAGCAATTTAGCAGCTTTTTAACGGGAAATCAACTATTTTTCAACAAAGCTGCAGAAAAAGTTAGAAACCTTGAAGCCTTACTAAATTGTACAGATTACACAAATGATTGATTTAGAGCCTATATTTTGAAACCTGCATTCATTAGTCCACTGCAAACAGCTTGCCCTGCCACATTCTCGGACAAATTCCCCGAAACAAAACAGAGAAACCAAAACTGCTAGAAGTGAGCGAGTGGGCGGGGTTTGGGCTCATTGAGGGCGGGACGAACGCTCCTGATtggtcattgttggaaaggtaGACAGATTGTTTGGAAAAAAATTGTTCTCGGGTAGTTGCTTGAGCGAAACTTCCGAAGCAGTCATTTTCAGTTCACCTGACTTTGTCGAACAAGGAAGTGATTATTTCTAGAAACATTCGTTTTAAACATTTGAGTCCATCGCCTCTGAATTCTAAACAAAGTTCCTGGAACAAAGGTGACGTTATTTTGATAGGATGCGGTACACTTCATGTATTCGGACTGCCTTCGTTATACTGATTGGTAGGTGCAtatcttttatgtttttttttctttctaaaaaaaagaaaagtttttattaacgaattaacaaataatgtatgattgtaacattattttgttttatgttgggCGCCATTCAGGGTTATGGATGGGCGAGGCTCAAGGTAAGCAATTGACCTAATTTGCAATAGGGTTGTGTTTGTATGTCAGATGGAAGCATACCAGCTAAAATCAAcacttaaaacattattatatccgtttatatttttaaaatgtgaattgGTTTATGAGAGTAAAACAAATGAGTCACCAGAGTCAATGTGTTTGACTCAGAATGTGGTCGGCCGCAACTGGTGAACAGGATAGTCGGAGGTTCCTCTGCGTCAGAAGGTGCTTGGCCTTGGCAGGTGGATATTCAGGTAAGAAAGGCAGCCATTATGAAActaaagttttgaaaaattgagGCAGAGTTCACAGACTTTAGTTACATAGAATAGTTTCCTTTAGCTGAGTCGAACAACACAGATTACAGTTTAATGCATAACCTGATCAAATGTATGCCCTGAATgaaaaatcatcatcatcaagaTTTTTTGTTCAGGTCTCATGCAAAAATTctataataattattcataatcttACATTTTGACCGAAAAGGTGTAGGCTGAAGCCTTAGCTTATTTTACCTACCCTTTTTTAATAAGTGTCCTGTCCACTTTCACATTTAATCTATACAAAAAGATACAAAAACAGTTacttaaaggagtagttcactcaaaactgaaaatttcaGGCCATCTAAGATTTTGTATCTTcatcagatttagagaaattttgcattttatCACTAGCTCACCAATGGCtccctgcagtgaatgggtgccgtcagaatgacagtctaaaccactgataaaaacatcacaataatccacaagcattGATTTTacctatttttatatatattgtgtttatGCAACTTGTGTATTTTTTGTAACTCAGTTTTTGAACATAGCCTGATGCTGACATGGCATATAACTATGGTCCATCAATTaatttgtgaagtgaaaagctgtgtgtttgtaagaaatccATCATGAAGATGTTTTTAAACTTCATACAAGTCCTCTACGCATAATACTTTTTCTctagtgaaaaagttgtcttgtcTGTATCAGGAGAGAAATAGACACaaatcaagcaccatttacaagttGAAAATAAGTTTAGAACCGTTCTGGTGGTTTTTGACTGGAGAAagcattattatgaattatggccagaagcaaatgtttaaaataataataaaaaaaggtcaTGTGGGGTTACTTGTGTTCTATTGTGAtgatttatcagctgtttggattgtgatggcacccattcactgcaaatgATGTACCGCTAaaattctccaaatctgttccgatgaacaaacaaactcatctacatcttgaatggcccgaaggtgaatacattttcagcgtatttttgggtgagctattaaaaaaaataaaagacaaaaatttaTTGAGACCCTTATAGATAACTGAAAATTACAccttttatattaaattcatacaattgtttcaaatattttatgtacAAGTTATTTATGAGCTATATATTTATCACCTTTTTAAATTTGCAAGGTGAactacacatttttaatttcttattgcagtttttccacaatatatacataatttttttttagatttctcctttcccttttttaaattaaaaagaacatttaaatctTAGCTGAATCCAGATGTCAGTGAaacctttaattattttattgtcaaggTTTAGGATGCATTCTGAATTGTCTGTCAAATCTGGTTTCTTTTCGATATCCTCCTAATGTCTGGTTGATATGTGCATTTAGACTGACAATAAAGGACATGTGTGTGGAGGAACTATCATCTCCGAGAACTGGGTCCTGTCTGCTGCACATTGCTTTCCCAAGTAAGTTTCACACCTTTTTTCAACGCCTGTATAATCCTTGTTTGCTTATTTTTCGGCGCTATGTATATCAATTTCTCTTCCTTTATCCAGCCCTAATGACATCTCCTCTTACATGGTTTATGCGGGCCGGCAGCAGCTGAATGGCTGGAACCCGGACGAGACCACCCATAGGGTCAGCCGTGTGGTGGTTCCTCTGGGTTACACAGACCCTCAGCTGGGTCAGGATATCGCTCTAGTGGAGCTGGCCACAGCTGTCAGGTGGTCCGACCGCATTCAGCCTATCTGCTTGCCATATGCCAATGTGGAGTTCAGCAGCGACATGAGGTGCATGATCACTGGATGGGGTGACATCAGAGATGGAGGTGAGTGAGAAACCCACGCTACAGGCATCTGAAATTTCATCCATGCGCAAGTTgtattgttaaatatatttaactttgAGATTACAGTGACATTACATTCAGTAgtaattagtagtagtagtaagttgataaataataataaaaataaaatactaaatactTGTTTTAAGTGCTTCAAGTGAAATAGGCTtcacaacattattttaacatgaaCAATGTGAATGGATATTCATTATGGGATTTGCTAAAGATCACCTGTATTAGTGTTATGACTAATAGTAATAGTAGATGACAGCAAAGCTATCTAAaggcataaaaaaattaagatgttAATGAACTGCTATTGTGAAACAATAGGGAACTGGTGTGGCTGAATTATATTGGATTGCTTGAAAATAGACTTGTTAGATGATTTCAAATGGggtctaaatgtaaaaatagagcATATGAGTATGCACAACTCAATATCCAATTGACTGATAACTGATGAGGTTCCGATATATTGTTAATTCCTGCTGTTTAATATCTTAATGCAAATTTATGGTGCACATTTTCACTGAAAATGTTTGTCATCTTAAGGTCATTTAAAGTTCAATACATTCAAAAGTCTGGAGTCATTAAGCATAAAGGTCTTTGCACAAATTTCtttgagtccgaaattttcgtatgcTTTTTTTGTATTCGTCATCGTCACGCACAgaaaccttgcacactgagtcaaaatgtgaaataatattattacattttcaaagaacagtttcatatttgaaaatattttaaaatttattgctgtgatcaaagctgaattaaattaaaacaaattgatTCAAATACCTTTAttttgcaaggatgcattaaattgctcaaaagtgacagtgaagacatgcATTATGTTAAGATTTCTGTTACaaagaaatgctgttcttttgatctttctgttcatcaaagaatccagaaaaaaattatcatgTTTCCACATAatttttaagcagcaaaaacaatttcaacattattatttaaaaaaattataagtagcattattaataattaagcaCCAATAGTAATtgataatgatttctgaaggatcatgtgacactgaagactgaattaatgatgctgaaaattctacATTTCCATCCCAGGATTGAATTGCGctttaaagtattttataatagtaaataGTCATTTCAAATAGTAATAATAGCCTATTTTACAATactactgattttactgtaatttagatcaaataatgcagctttggtgagcagaaaaaaaaattaattggtaGTGTGTGAAATATTGGCAATTGCTACAAGCAGTGCATTAAGAAATTCTTGTTCCCTGAGTGTGTATAAAGACACAAAAGCAATCATGTTTTTTCTCATGTCTTGTTCAGTTGCTCTACAGGGTGTTGGGGCGTTGCAGGAAGTCCAAGTGCCAATCATTGACTCAGAGACTTGTCAGGATATGTTTCTGATAAACCCCACAGAGAACATTAACATTCACCAAGACATGATGTGCGCTGGATTCCAACAAGGAGGCAAAGACTCCTGCCAGGTGAGGAGAGCATTGCTTGAGGAAAACATacgatttgttttaaataaaaataccaaTGAGCCTTATTGTTTCTAATACCCTTCTGTTCTCATATATTTCTGCATGTTCCCATATCAGGGTGACTCCGGCGGCCCTCTGGTGTGTCAGATCAGTGACGGAAGTTGGGTGCAAGCTGGAATTGTGAGCTTCGGGCTCGGCTGCGCTAAACCAAACCGACCAGGAGTCTATGCCAAATTATCCAGCTTCACTAACTTCATCCAGTACCATGTTGGAGGAGTCCAGCTCAAGAGCGCATCGAGTCACATCTGGGCTGACCGGGTCATGGCGCTCATCAGGACTCTGGTGCTACTGGTATTGGTGCAGCTGCTGAGATAAACACACACTGATCCTCGCACAAGCCAAATACCTCCCGCTCCAAAACACCGTCCTACATAAAAAGAGATTTTAATGCCATAAGTAgctttttaatcagtttttaaACAACTTTATATTATGTAGTTTCCTATTTGGTTTGTACCAAAGATACACGCCAAATTGT from Onychostoma macrolepis isolate SWU-2019 chromosome 12, ASM1243209v1, whole genome shotgun sequence encodes:
- the zgc:92313 gene encoding prostasin, with amino-acid sequence MRYTSCIRTAFVILIGLWMGEAQECGRPQLVNRIVGGSSASEGAWPWQVDIQTDNKGHVCGGTIISENWVLSAAHCFPNPNDISSYMVYAGRQQLNGWNPDETTHRVSRVVVPLGYTDPQLGQDIALVELATAVRWSDRIQPICLPYANVEFSSDMRCMITGWGDIRDGVALQGVGALQEVQVPIIDSETCQDMFLINPTENINIHQDMMCAGFQQGGKDSCQGDSGGPLVCQISDGSWVQAGIVSFGLGCAKPNRPGVYAKLSSFTNFIQYHVGGVQLKSASSHIWADRVMALIRTLVLLVLVQLLR